The sequence ACATCATACCAAGTGTGTCTGTGGCCAGGTTTAGAAATACTTTAAATAGGAGTGTGCGTATTGTTCCTCATATCTCTACCGTGACTGTAGCCAACTGCGCTGCTCTGAGGTGCGGTAAACACCCTGAACAGGTGAAGCTAGAAGCACCAGTCCCGACGTGCAAACATTGCACAAGACAGACGTCCCCGGCTGGGATGCTCCTGCGCACTATAATCCGCCCTGACGTCACTTCCGGCGGACTAGTCCCCAaacacctcctctcctctccccctaccatggatgtatagatTTAATCTATAGGTTTAATACACAAGTGTCAGATACATTTGATGCATGACTATTTAAAGATAACATaaattgacaaaataaaagcgcACTGTGATGAATATTTTTGAGTATAATTTGAATTTCACAGCAAAATGATTAGAAATCACAGAATGTCTAGAAAGGAAATTCTAAAAATCGAATAAACTATGATAAGTTTTGGAAAATGTTCGGCAATGTCGTAAAGTAATCCTAAATTGTAgtaattttatcttatttttttaactttttttccttgttttgttttgtgttctgtatgttttgttttgttttgattttttttaatcctataatcttttctttgtttttattcctgtgattactttctttatttctttagttTTTCTAATTTATTGTCAATTTTACTTTtcactataaaatatataaacaatgtAGGGATGATATCAGTATGAACATCATATGTAAgcaaatataaatttatgttaACTCCTGCAATAAAgtgcatactgtatacataaacAAAAGTTGtagtaattattttattttttaacatttgtttcttgttttgttttgtgttctgtgggttttgttttgattttttgtaTCCTATAATCTTTTACTTgattttattcctgttattattttctttatttctttagtttttttctcatttattatcatttttacttttcactataaaatatataaacattgtaGGGATGATATCAGTTTGAACATCATGTGTAAGCAAATGTCAATTTATGTTAACTCCTGCAataaagtacatactgtatacattaaaACAAGTTGAagtaattgtgatttttttcctgttttgttttgtcttctgtgtgtttgttttccttgtttttattcctgttattacctttattttttttccctcatttattctcatttttacttttcactataaaatatataaacattttaGGGATGATATCAGTACAAACACCATCATATGTaagcaaatgtaaatgtatgttaacTCCTGCAATAAAgtgcatactgtatacactaaaaaaagttgtagtaattattattattattattattattataaaccgAACTGAAGATGTTACACTGAAAAACCTCAAAATATGAAGCTTAGAAAAGAAGCTGAAATCCATAATAGGAAATCTTGCAGTAGCATAATATGACAAAGGAGAACAAAGCCTGGCACAACCAGGAGTCAACTAATGTGCAGACTCTGTTATACTATGTCTTCTGTAGGTTTCAGTTGGACTTTGTCACTTCTGTCGTCCAGGCTAAACCATCACTGTCACAATCTGAACTTGATTTGCATTCAGTGTTTAATTAGACCAGCTGACACCAGTGGGAAAACAATTTAGCATGATGACTTACTTAATGGTTGGCATGTGAGCAAATAACCCACAGTATCTACTGTTGATTATGGTGTGTCAGAGGCACAAACACTAATCAGTGTGGGTCCCATGATGGTGAAAATGCTGTTTCGGACACTTCTCCACCCTGACAACAGCGTTCTGGtgaaaaacactgaatattTTTACGTGTTTGGACAGAAAATGTGTTACATTAAGTTACTGATCAACAGCACAAATTCTGCTACAGTATAGAGTAGAACATTCAAATCCAGTATTTGCAAGAGCAAGTCCACGATATTCCTACAACAACTCGGTATGGTACTCTTTCTTAAACATACAGCATTGCTGTTCTTAAGGCTACACGCTTATTCTACACTGCAGCATCACTACATTCAAATAAGGCTTCCATGCACATATCAGGAGTTGGTGTGAGTCATTTGCAGTGTTCCTCCCCATCCTGTGACATCCATTAGCGCTGACATTGAGATGCCTGTGTTGCACACAAAAGCTGCCCTCTTCACTCTTAATTCAATCTTCTGTCTCCTGAGTGTCCACGTTTTAGTTAGCCCAAGCAAATATAGGACCATCCCATCTGTGAGCTGGTAGAAAAGTATTTTAACTTCCTGAAATATTTGCCAGAGGATCTAGTCAACATCTCAACTTTCAATGTTTTACTTACTAGTTAATCTGGGGATTGTTGGTGTATATAAAAGGAGAAAATAGCAGCACTGAAGGCCAAATAAAGTTGCAGCTACTCGCTCAACAATATACATAATCATCTTTGAATACTGACATCGAAGCAGATTTTAAttgcaaaccttttttttttttttttacttttgatgcAAGCTGGTTCCAGTTACTCTGAACCGACCGACCGTCCTCACTGTGAACAGTTTTCATGGGAACTATAAATACAGTACTACCTATAATCACTTAACTGGGACTCAGTTTCTGGAAAGAGTTGTTGCAGActgttctgttgtttttaaagATGGGTGCAGTCAATCTAAATACTTCTGGATTAGACATCTACCAGACATGTTAGTACTTCATTCACTGTTTGTGGGAATGATtgcattaattcatgtttagaATCAATATTAAATACAGTCTTTGGCCCAGTTGGAACCAGCTTCTTAATGAAATCCTTCTCCCTCCTGTCCTCTTCACTATAGCAGTTTGCCTGCAGTCCAAATATTGAGAAACAGtgttacaaaataaaacctAATTCAACATGTTTGCAAGAGCCCCTGAGCAGTTGCCACAGTATATGGTTGGTTGAAAAGAATAAAAGATAagaaaagtgatttaaaaaaggGGACTGACAATCTAAGAATCGTTTTGTATAAAAGAAATCTTTATTTACAGTTTGCCAGCAGATGGAGGTTGCAGCAGTTCTCAAGTGTCACAGTCTTTAATGTGTAGTCCATCTCCTTGGAGGAAACATTTTGAAactacaaaagtaaaaaactaaatatgattttttttcagcctCCAAGTGTTCTGTCTGTTGGATGATGGTCTCGGCTCCAGACGTGAGAATGTTTTCAGTGTGCAGTTCATCATGACTTTAAAGTTGGCTGTGGCAGTGGAAGAACCAGGGTATGAGGGCGAGCAGAGTTTTAGAAGGCCAGTTTCTTCATGAGGAGGTAAACCCTGGCGTCCACCTCGAAGCCGTGAAGGTTGTTGGCATCTCCTTGCAGCCTCATGAGGAGGCCGCCGTAAGACACGTAGGCAGAGCTGAGGGAAGAAAGGAACTAGATTAAAGCTAACAAATGAGAGTTTCCAACTATTGTACAAACTGataaaaatgtcatcatcattatctctctttctctcacacacacacagacttttgTTGGGCAAGTTAATTATTTTCCATAAATGCATTACACAACTGATGGTGATAATTTGCAGAAAATATTGTACTGATGATAATCCACTTACAAGCCACCTAGAGTGTATTCTTCTTGTAACAGTTACTAGATTTTATTATAGGAACATTTTGGCTGAAAATGTGAGCAATttacatgaaaataaatgtacaaaatattattaaaattgcgaaaatgtaaaaaaaataaaaattgttgaattttaaattaaatgtttctgTTGTAACTTCAATATGCTATTGTGTCAATTACTGTACTAATAATGTATCAATAACAACTGTAATGCTACTTGTTTATGCTAACTGTATATTTGGCTAAATTATATTAACATATATAAGTCGAGGCTGAGCAATATTAAAATGAGTAACAATCACTTACAGGCGTGTGGCTGCTTCTGTTGAAGTCTCATCGCCCTCAATCTTGTAAACCTTCCCATACATCACATAATCAAACTGGTCCGCTCTAGAAATGGAAACAAAGTCAAACGAGAGCACAAATTTAAAACGGGCAAAAAAATACTGCATAGCACCGGAGACAGTCTCACGATAAATGTTCACACAAATGCTATTAgatcctttaaagggactgtttgtatcttcttacacgtataaatcattgcgggtcggtgtcccatgcgcgttcgcgtgtggctacgctggtcagactcagactccaacacaaactacacggaagcaccaaaaccgcaaagttctatctagtgaagcccgtctgttaaacagtgttggccgagGTCGAGGACGCGggagagaccgtagctttggtctccagggccggagtctctgctgtactctgctcctctgcctgctgccttcactcagctcgctccacctcacgtgcatgcgcgcacactacacactgcagaagagttagtttagctctgagtaTCTAGTGAATcgtctagtggacgtttgtgcagaaataatgctgcagctcctccagaccaacaaaggtttcccgtgtcttgtgaagtgacggagctccgcaacgagttacgttatcgtctccgaccgggtgccagtgtcttccctgtttcctccagccgcggtcgggaggctgaagcaggaaaagccaacactaggatcagcattgattcatggagacctttgtctggtcagctaacattactgccaagcaggtgaaatatagagtgatactgtggttttagctgacgtgtgtcacctcactgttttgacggatgctcgctcatattcacgtagcgcgtgcacacaggcgagcgcgagcaacagggcactgactttcgttgacttaacggccacaggtgtcgttgttacaaccaatttctgattcttacaaacagtccctttaaaaaaaaaaaatccaccaaatAGCATGTATTGGTAATGCTACAGGCATCAATATAggaaaatcaaatgttttaccTAGATGGCCGGTCATCCTGAGGATTGTACTCTCCGTCATCAGGCGTTCCGTCTTCATATAACGTGCTGGCAATAACCAGTCTGAATTTGTCACCTTAATGAATTGGACACATGTGAACAAAGTGAGTTTATATTGTGCGCTTATACACCCTGGCCTGGATTAGTAATGAGTTTTTAATGCATGGTGCTCACATATAGAGGGCATATGGGAATATTTAGCTCTTCAGCTCTGCACGGCTCACTTAAATGTAAGCCAGAGCTTGGTCAACAAAAGTCAAATAGTCATCAAGTGAGTGTACCCAAACAATTACGTGACCACCTTGTCAAAACGTAGAATGATTGCTTTACATTTAAAACGTGCAAATTTACTCTGATTACATTATGGAAAGATAACAAATTTGTTCTGATCAGACTGTAAACAAGCTGAATTTAGAATATGATTGTGTTAGACAAAAACAACCATTAAATGACTTCCAAACTTTAACTTAAAACAAATGtacacaaagacaaaaagatTGCTCCTTACCTAGATCAACAGGATAGATCTGAATGTTCACATCCAAAATGAGGTCCATCTTAAAAGATTCACTTTCACAATGTAGACGAGATACTGTAGAAACAAAATCAGTAGAGTTTGGACTAGTATCTTTGCAGTTTTAAAGTAAAGGACACCAACTGAAAACCACACTGGACACATGATAGTAACCAAATGTCAATAAAGGTTAATACTTTTTGCAGGTGAaatacataaacatacacataactcaaaacaaaagaaagtagCAAGATCAACAACAAATAAGTAAAGAGTAGATAATTGCAGTTGTATTAATGAATGCCtgtaggatatatatatatatatatatatatatatatacatatttatttattattattatattatatatatatacatatatatatatatatgtatatatatatatatacacatatttatttattattattatattatatatatacacatatatatatttatttattattattatattttttttaaagagagatTACCAGTAAAATAGTAGAGACCGGAGACTATTGTAATGTATAGTGTTAGAATTTTCCACCTTCTTCAACCTTGTTTTATAATGAGATTTCACACACCTCTGTCAAACTTCTTGCCATCGGGATCGATGTCCTTTACGTCAAAGATATCCTCAAACAGAATTCCAGCCATCTCTGTCCTGGTCTATGAActtggaaaaaaagggaaaggaTATCATTAATTTTTGTTACGGAAAAAGTTTAAATGTAAGCATCTGACATGTCTAGGaagtttttttaattcaatgaCAAGTGCTCAGTATGATTTTACAAACATGGTGTCTGCAGGtttcatacagtataaacttTTTAAAGCCATTTTTGATGCCAGGTAAAATTATGTATTGCTTGTATTATTTGCaacaatatacatatatatatcataataaaagaaaaatacaaatgatAATACTATAGCAtcataaactgtcatggttaccagtagagaaaagactcGCCTTAAGCACAGTGACATTCTTCAGtaacagcatttattctactaaacccgagtttttatacagtcaaattaccaAATGCAGGGACGTccacagtcatttcactagaacagcaggCAATGGCCAAACCatgttacctcacccaaaatctaatgccttaaaaaagacggtcattTACCATGCCATCAATAATTGTGGGAATGCTGATTCAGCATTCCCAGTATTGTTCTTCTAAGGTTTATTCAACTTATTCAACTATTTCTTCCGTACGTTTTTTGGCCTTTAACTAGTCCTGCATACTTCCAGCTACAGAAACcgttcaactatcaaaatattcagctctaAGACtgaatgttattagtgtaacacaaatatgatgttgcaTATAGTATgcatgtgataaatgtaatgtacttgattttggaccccaggaagactagctggtgccattggtatcagctaatggggatccttttttaaataaataaataagtagtttACAGGTTTGTGTTACACTGATATAAGCAGCACACTAACAAATACACACTCAtcagcagagacagaaagagagataacAGAAGATCATGTCATTTATGATTGTGTAGTTTATGACTTCAGGGCATTGTGATGCTATAGAAGTTACCAGTCATATCACATTAGAAGATGCTGaaatgcattttaggctttatATAGTGAATGTTCAGCTACTTCACAACACTAGCTTTGACTCACACTGATGAAGATGAATCATGAAGATGAagtaattctcactgtgcaatatcactttccacttgtgcaattttgttaagtctgtttattgtcaatactgtatatactgctcctatctttatacttccttctatttaaatggttcatattgtTACACTTacactctttttttactgttagctgatgcatcttgtttaaacatttaaaccCAACACTTTGTTGGTTACTAAATAACTCTGAGTTGATCTTAATTGACCTTAAAGTGTGTCAGCCTGGCAGAGCTGAGTTATAGTTCACCATAACTCCAGCAGTGTCTATCTGAGGCtagctgttagcctgttagcatgtcGTGTACACACTTCCCAAAGCTTACCTCTAATGAGATGAACTTCTTGTATTACACTGTACGCAGAATAACGGAGTAGTCACTGTTTTCCCTCTGTGGTAACACGTGTTTAAAGTGTGTGTTAGGTATCTTATTGGAGTAAAGCTTCATTCATTCCCGGTACTGAGTAGAAACAGGTTGAACCGCCGAGAAGCAATGTGCTCAACCTCTGACACGGAAACTACTTccggttcttcttcttcttcttcttcgggaTTTTCCGGCAGCTGGCATCCTCCGTGTTGCATTGCTGCCCCCTTCTGGTTTGATCCGTCCActacctctactctactctactctactctactctactctactctactctactctactctactacagTCTATTAATTAATCCAGTGTTGAACCTAAAAAACACCTTTGCataaaatgtgcagaaaaacctaaccaaacaatccaataaaaacaatgcaatacatacaaaaaacagaagaaaagaaaatatatttaaagggactgtttgtaactttttaagcgtataaatgtagcaggtcgggacacatgcgcgctcgcatatgcgcgttcgcgtgtagccgctgcctctcctcctctgcctgctcgccttcactcagacagcgcgcgcgttctcgctcagctcgctccacctctagacgtgaacgcgcgctcactagaagaagagttagtttagctctgagaatatctagtgaatgttcagtggacgtttgtgcagaaataactgctgcagctcctccagaccaacagaggtttcctgtgtcttgtgaagtgacgggactcTGCAAAGAGTTACGTTGtcatctcgttaccgaccgggtgccggtgtctccctgctctctccggctgcgggcggagagagcagggagactcgctgcagagccccgctgcatcagcctgcactgaggcaggaaaagccaacactaggatcagatctaaatcatgttcatggagagaccttcgtctggtcagctaacattactgccaagcagctgaaatatagaatgatattgtggttttagctgacgtgtgtcgcctcactgttttgagcaatgctcgttcatgtctatttagagcgagcaagcgcgagcaagcgcgagcaagcgcgagcccggtGCTGACTTTCGtggatttcaaggccacaggtgtcgctgttaataagcatttctgaaagttacaaatagtccctttaatcatatcaaaagataattagacatcataaattaaatgtgatgatcattccttttaaaatgttctaaggataacgagctcttgataacatgtattttggtgttccatatttgtacaccacgatatctgagggagtactagccatgatttgttttgtaaaaaggaaggtgaagatgattaacctgtGTAGTATTACgtgaatgaatttgagaattagatttaaagaagttgctaaacgatgatggtaaagaagaaggcaagaacatatatttatatatataaacacacatatctgatgaatatttatgtcataaactgaaagaaTGTTCAGTTTCCTGAACAGTGGAGCAGACGCTTCCTTAGAGTTTGATAAAGTTGCCAGTCTTACGAATCGTttatgaaacaaacaaagtttATGAAGATTGGAGGGGTATGTAGTTGCCCAAAAAATATTACCATAAATCAAATAGAGATCAATCATGGAATAATATAAGgttaataaacaagaaacatttaTGAAACGTGTTAGTTTGCTGATGATTCCTAGTGACTTCAAAtttatattacaaataaaatgtatgttttttccAATTAAATTTTTCATCAACTAAAATGCCTAAAAAACGAGTAATTTATTTTCCATTCACTgacaattataatatataatggtAGACAACAAATAAACCTGTTAGAATAAATCAGCTCCATCTATTTGGTTGCATTACTGCCACCTACTGCACTGAAGTGTGCGGTAAAGTGTTGTCACTATCTGCGACATTTGCCTCTACTTTCCGGCCTGCATTTCCCTACTGTTTGGTTGCTAGGTGTTTTAGCGTCCTCTCTGTGTACGGTTGCTAAGCTAACGGCTAGCTGACTGATAGCAGTGTAAGTGAAGCCCTGAAGCTCCGGTCTAAAATGGATTATATACGTCTCAGCTACGGATGAATACATTGAAAGCGATATTATCTTATATCCACCAGTGCAATGATGTTTGAATAAGGTGAGAATGAGGTCAGATAACGTTAAACTGGGTAGCTTGGCAGCTAGCTGGTGCTAGGTTACCACATTCTGCTAACGTCGATGTTCAATTGAGAAGCAGCAGGATTGCTGTGTTCTGTTCACGGTGTGGTTTCACAGCTGTTAAATACCAGTAAGAAAAAGATGTTTGTGTTATTACTACAGTATTACATTAACACATGTTGTATTGCAGCTCTATCTGGATCAGACTCTGTTGTGATGAAGCTCTTTGACTATCATAGTGCCATCATGTCCTGTCTTCTGCAGGACAGAtcataatgcacacagtgcactttagactaagctactggagctATACTCATTttaaacagtctcttctgcactttttaatagtcctgtatcacagctgttaccctgcactatattctgtgatcagttttcttcatctccttgtatttttatatctgctatatttttttgtactttgcactactgactttttttactgactttttactaacatgttttgcactatggaactgtgatgctggaaacttgaatttccctcgggatcaataaagttactatctctctatctctatctctatatctctatatctctctatctatctatctatctatatatctctctatctctatctatctatctctctatctatctatctatctatatctctctatctatctatctatctatctatctatatatctctctatctctatctatctatctatctatctatctatatatctctatatctctatctatctatctatctatatatctctctatctatctatctatctatctatatatctctatatctctatctatctatctatctatatatctctctatctatctatctatctatatatctctatatctctatctatctatctatctatatatctctatatctctatctatctatctatctatatctctctatctatctatctatctatctatatatctctatatctctatctatctatctatctatatatctctctatctatctatctatctatatatctctctatctctatctctatattgatctatctatctatctgtatatatatatctctatctctatatctatctatctatctatctatatatctctctatctctatctatctatctatctatatatctctatatctctatctatctatctatctatatatctctctatctctatctatctatctctctatctatctatctctctatctctatatctatatctatctctatatatctatctatatctccatctatctatctatctatctatatatatatatctctatctatctatctctatctctatctctctatctctctatctctatctatctctctatctctatctctatatctatctatctatctatatatatatatatatatctctatctatatatctatctatttatatatatatatatatatctctatctatatatctatctatctatatatatatatatatatatctctatctctatctatctctctatctctatatctatctatctatctatatatctctatatctctatatctctatatctctatatctctctatctatctatctatctatctatctctatctctatatctatctatctatctatctatctatatctctatctatctatctatctatatatctatctatctatctatatatatatatctctatctatctatctctctatctctatctctctatctctctatctctatctatctctctatctctatatctatctatatatatatatatatatatctccatctatatatctatctatctatatatatatatatatatatatatatatatatatatatctctatctctatctatctctatctatctctctatctatctctctatctctatcgatctatctatctatctatctatctatctatctatctatctatctatctatctatctatctatctatctatctatctatctatctatctatctatatatctatctatctatctatctttacaGGCTCTGCAGAAGGCTTGATGGAGGTACAAACGCTATTCAATGACTGATTGCTGTCAGTAGGTGTTTTTAAAAGTGTTGGACACTCACATGAGTTCCAGGGAGGCAGCCAAGATGGGGGACATCTTGGCAACTGAAGCTGATCTTCTAGGGATGATCAAGGAGGTAACGAATCCAAATGTTTGAGAAAGCACACAGAGCAAATATGTAAAACATAATGACTACCAATTAAACAAGCTGCACAACTTTTCTCCAATAAACCATGCTTGATATAGCGTGATATTATAG comes from Sebastes fasciatus isolate fSebFas1 chromosome 5, fSebFas1.pri, whole genome shotgun sequence and encodes:
- the polr2h gene encoding DNA-directed RNA polymerases I, II, and III subunit RPABC3 yields the protein MAGILFEDIFDVKDIDPDGKKFDRVSRLHCESESFKMDLILDVNIQIYPVDLGDKFRLVIASTLYEDGTPDDGEYNPQDDRPSRADQFDYVMYGKVYKIEGDETSTEAATRLSAYVSYGGLLMRLQGDANNLHGFEVDARVYLLMKKLAF